The Drosophila sechellia strain sech25 chromosome 2L, ASM438219v1, whole genome shotgun sequence region GCGCTTGAATCCAATTTGGTGAGGCGTGAAGGTGGTGGAGCCCGTTGAAAAAATGAGATATTTGGGTATACTGTTCTCCATTTCGTCGTATTCCTCTTGTACGTCCATAGAATCAtactcctcgtcgtcgtcatcgttcGGTTCATTAAGGGTGGCCACTGCTCTCCTATATTCTTCTAAGTAGTGTATGGTGGCATCGCCGAGTCTTGATCTAGAACGGCGCTCGCTGATGTCCGGCAAGTAGTTTTCTTCGGGTGTTGCGCTCCTTGTGCGTCGTAGGCTGGCAGCATGGGACACTGGATTGCCACTGGCCTGGGAGCTAGATCCCTGATCACCACTGGGTGGAGAGAGCACTGCGCTTTGACTTTCCTGGTCGACAATAGTGGCCAGCGGATCGTTACTCTCGTCCAGCCATGGACACCTGGCCACCATTATAGCTCGAACCGAGCTGGCATTTCGGTTGTAAAACTTATATAGCTGGCTCATGATCGGCACATGCTCCGAGTCGATTTCTTGGTTGGCCTTGTTCAGCCACAGAACCGAGGTGCTCACCAAGTGCGCCAGCCAGTGCAGGTCGCCCGAGATCAGATATTGATCGCTGAACCAGGTGCCAAATATGTCATACGGACGATTTACCACCCGGCAGCGTAGGTGTGACTCTGTTGCTCCCAAATAGAATACAGCAATCTCCCCGGAAGTGGACTGGGGCGAGCCAAAGTGAACACCGGAGACGAGTAGCAAGGTGTCGCTCTGATTGAACTGCGAGTATTGGGAGTACTTCCAGCTAAACTGCTTCATGTTGTGCGCATACTTCTCCGAACACGGATGCTGGGCATTCCAGATCTGCAAAGAGAAGTTATTAGTATCTTTCCTTTAAGGCACCATGGTGCACTCACTATCACATATCCGTCCTTGGAGCAGGTGGCGAACATTTCCCCGTTGTGGGCAAAGCTCACATGCAGCACTTGGTGCGTGTGGCCGTGGTTGTTCTCCACAGTGGGCTCCAGTCGCTGTGCCTGGACAAAGGGTATGTGCATGGACAGGCGCTTGTACTCCGCTCGCCAGCTCTCGGCCCCCGGCTTGAGCGGAATGCTCGGAGAGGCTTTAAAGTGCTCCTGGAACTTGTGGCGCCACAATAGGTCGTCCTTGGCGATGCTGTGCCAGCGCACACAGCAGCGACCCGCCCTGAGCAGATCGGGCACACTCAAGCGCTCAAAAATCATCAAGAGCACTGGTTCCGGCAGGGCCCACCACCCAAACAAATCTTGGCCAGAGGAGCCCTCATCGcgttcctcctcctccgatTGTTCCTCCAGGCTGTCCTTTCCCAGTCGGGCCTTTTTGAAGGTCACTTCCATGGGGATATTGGAGTTGAAGAAGCTAGATCTCGGTTTTTTCCAAGCGGTTACGGCCAAACTGATGTTTCGCCGTCAGTGTGCCCTTGGGTAATAACTGGTTTAGCTTGTCTTGTTTCCGCGGCTTCGCAATTAAAGATAACTTTCCCccttattgttattgtttgcgGAGGCCAACGGAACAGCTGTTGCAAAAACTCGAACACTCTCACTCGCTTGGCTATCGATATTAGGCAAGTGTTATCGAAAAGCCAGTGGTCATGCAATCAAATTGAAAACTCGACTCGATGATAACTCGATGATACCTAGTAATAAGTTGGCCCAAAATTTATCTTTGGCAGTTGCAGTAGTTCAAAAATAAAGTTAACAACATAATCAGACTGAGTAGTGTTACAAAgatatcaaaataaaaaaattgaaatataggTATCGTCAATATACCCTTTTTTTAAGCAGTACTGAGTATGCATGTTATGTAGACGCGACAATGAAATATGTAAGgttcttaaaatattttaccaACAGAACTAAAAATGCCGGCATGTCTGCGCTCCCTTAGCCGCCGATGGTGAGTTTACCCATGTACTAAGATGAACATGGCCACCACGCTTCTGATTCCCTCAGCTTCCAGCAGCTACTTCGCCCACTGGGTCGACATGTGGGCTCGTACAGCAAGGCGGTGGTTATTGCGGCTGCCGTTAGGACACCGAGTGCTCCCTTTCGGGCGGAGGAACAGCGACTGGCAGGCCTGGTGGTGGATGAACTAGTCAAGCGCACCAGCGTTCCGCGCGAGGAGTACAACAAACTTATTGTTTGCTCCTCCCTCAAGACGCCCGCTCCAGAGTGCAGGGAGCGGCTGTCCAGCGTGGCTCAGGAGTTGGGCCTCAAGTGTGAGACCCTGGCGCTGCAAGACGACGTCTGCTCCATCAGCGGTCTGCAGATGACGCTGGACTGCCTGGAGCGCGGCGAAGACCAGTGCATCATTACGGGCGACACACGCTGTCAGGTTGTCCAGCCGGAGCACGGCGTTCTGTCCAACGAACTTATGACCGTGCAGCAGCCCCAGACTCGCAAGCGAGTTGGAACTGAACTGGCCACCGAGCCAGAGTTAACGCCCACGCTAGGTGCCGCTGCTTTGGCCTGGACTACTATGCAGACAGCACAGCGTCTGAACCTGCAACCGCTCGCCCTGCTACGAGAGTTCGCCGTAGAGCAGGATCACGAGCAGGCTATGTACCGTCTGGATGGTAGGGAACCCGTGACGCCCAGTGATATCTACACCTGGAACATGGTCACAGGCACGCAGAAGGGAATACCGGAAAGCATACTTGACGATCTACATGCCAACCGCCTGTGCACGCACGACTTCAAGCAAATCACGGCCAGCCACCTGCTAACGCATCTAGTCCATTCCCTTCCTGCAGGCGGACTGGGTTGCGCTTTTATGGGCACGACGGATGGCCGTTCCATGGCCATGGTCCTTGAGAAGCTGTGAGTTTTTATCTCGGTTATGCCTGCTTCTACTAACACAATTCATCTTGCAGGGTGCCTAGCATTGATCAGGTGGAGGGCCTTCCGTTGCTCACTTTGTATACCAGGGAGCCCTGTCCGCTGTGCGACGACCTTGTAGAGCAATTGGAACAGGGCTTTGCAGGTCAATACCGTCTGGAGAAGGTTTACATCGACCGAAAGGAAAACGTTAGGTTCCTCCGCCTCTTCAGGCACGACATTCCCGTTCTGTTCTTCAACGGCCAGTTTCTATGCATGCACCGGCTAAACGAGGAAGCTCTAAAAGAGCGACTGGAGGCGTTAAACTAGTCCGATGATCGTTGCAAAGGttgtaaacaaacaaaatttaagTCAGTTCAAGAAAATTCATAACTCAAGCTCTACTctacttgtttttgtttaccaTGGTCATGCATATTAGACAGAGTTTTTATTAAGTACCGAGGGTTTTTCATACTCTAAtcctttaaatttatattttgctCTGCATGGCTATTATTACCGGAAGAAGTTTAAAACATTTCGCCCATGGGTTTGATAGTGATTTCATGTACCTGAAGATGGTTATGGAAATTGGTCATAAGTTAATACATAAGTATTGTCCTCTGCTCACCTGAACATGAGGCGGTGTTCTCAGAGCATACAACATTGCGTCCGCAATGTTCGCTGGTTCGAGTCTGACCATGTCCTTTACGTAAAAATGGATCTCTTCCGGGAAGATGTTCGTGTTCACCGCCCCAGGACAGATGCCTGTAACCCGGATTTTGTTCGAGTGCAGCTGAAACTCTTGCCGATATGTCTCTGTGATGGCGGTGATGGCGAACTTGGTGGCCGGATATATATTGAACGATGGCAAAACGTCGATGAAGTTGAGCACCTGATGTCCGGCTATGCTGTTGATGATGAGAACGTGGCCTTCGCCACCTCGCCGTTTCATGTTATTGAACGCCTCGCGGGTACACCAAATCACGCCCATCACGTTGGTGTCTATGACCTCCTTAAGCTTCTGCGTATTGCTCGGAGTAACCAGTTCCGTCTCGCGAGTAATGCCAGCGTTGTTCAGCAGCACGTCGGCGCCCTCCAGCTCCCGTTCGATCCAGTCAAAGGAGCTCTGCACCTGATCTTCCTTGGAGACATCGCAGCGCCGCGGTATAAAGTTCGCCTGCAGCTCCCTGGGCAGACTGTCCCTGAGCTCTTTCAACTTGGCCTCCCGACGTGCCAGGCCCACCACTCGCAGTCCAGCGCCGATCATGGCCCGAGCACAAGCGGCGCCTATGCCTCCGCTGGCTCCTGTCACCACGGCCAGTTTGTTCTGCCACCGCTCCATGCTGTCTTGTGAATGAGGAGCTGATGCAAGTCAGAAGCCCGCATCGGGAACTCGGGAGCAGTTCCATGGCTTCTTGCTTCGCAATTGAGGTTAATCGCTAACGGTCGAATGATGTTGGCAGGTTCTAGATTCAATTAATTCCACATACATAATACATGTATGGAAAGAAGATTTAACAATTTGGGTCAGGATTATACGCATAAGGTTAGGCTATCCTTTTATTCCTaaaagaaaatgtattaaGGAACTATGAAGACTTTAATCTTATCAacgtataaaataaaaaaaaaatctaaatttcaatataatatatcttttttttaagtaaaattcaatatgcatatttatttaaattcttaaAATCGGTTTGAATTTACGCTTGCCGGCAAATTGGTCATCGATAGTGCAGGGCGCACTCATCGATATTTTCTGCCCAGCAGGAGTCAGACATAACTGCCATCACTAATaaagtagaaaaaaaaaccataagCTTACCGCAGGTGTTGCAATTTTCAGTAAATTTGCAGCAAAACCAAACAATTTTCATTCAATCATTTGCGAAGGAATAGCTATCACACAAAATGGCACAAATGGACATCGAATTGAAGAAGGTGAGCGGAAGGCAAGTTGCCAAAAAGGCCGACTGCCGACTAAGAGCGCGTGCTCGTCCAAGGAACTTACTCATAGACGATTACTTTTGCATGCAGGCCTTCACCGAGATGCAGATCAATAAGCTGGAGACGACCAAGAAAATCCACATGATTGACATGAAGTGCGACATGGTCAAGACGGGCAAACACAAGTACCAGCTGACGGAAAAGGGCACCAGCAGTTTGGCCGACGACACAAGGTACATAACTAAAAGCACGACTAATCAACTCCAGATGTTCTGATGTCTAATTGGACTGTTTCCCTGCAGAGTTTACCAGTCCGTGGGTCGCATGTTCCTGCTTACCGATGTGCAGAATATGCGCGACGACTTGAAGGCTAAGCAGGATAAATGCGACAAGGCGATAGAACTGCTGGAGAAGAAGAAGGAGTTCTTGCAGAAGTCCCTTAAGAGCCAGGAAGACGGTTTGCGCGAGTTGGTACAGCAGCGCAAGGAAGCCGATCAGACTGCGAAATAGACAACAACTCCAAACTGGCATTTATCCCTCAACGCaattgcttatttattttcaatatacTCGTCTAAATTGAAGTTGGCGTAGCTGACAAACTCGTTGCCCAGATTGCGTTCGTGTTCCGGGCGGAAGCTGCACTTGAGCACGGGCAGGTGGGGGGTTAGCCAGGGCTCCACCACCTCACCGGAGCAAAAGATTACCTTGCTCTCCTTCTGGTTTCGTTGCAGCCTAGTGACTATTTCACACGTTTTGGCAATGCACTCCTGTGACAGGAAGGGCGGGTCGGCCACGATGAGGTCATATTGCTGGTGGTGCTCTTTGAGGTAGTCCGGGTTGCTCCCTACGCAGTTCAGGTCGTAGTGCACAAAATCTGTGCCATAGGCTTCGAAACGCATGTCGAATTCGAAGATGTGGACTAAAAGATAGAATGATGACTATTCATTCATAGTCGTTTCACATGTCCACTTACCTGTGTCATGTATCTCCCTGATGTCCTTGTAGAGCGATGGGCAGGAGAGCAGTGCTATACTAAAGTCACCCGAATCCCCCGTGCGCTCCGCCAGAAGCTTACGCACAACATCCCGCAACGTGTGCTTGGTTTCCGTGCTGTACCAGAACTGACTTAATTGCTGCAAGCGTAGAGAGTTTCACCATAAGTTTCTAAGGTATTTGCAGGTGCTCTTGCCCAATCCTCCTCGAACTGGGCATCCTTCCCGGTCTTGTTGGCGATTTGATTCTCCTCCTCGGCTTCGCGTTTTGATCGCTCCAACAGGAATTCGTTTAAAATGGCCAAGGTGTCGGCAGGCAGCGAGATGTCGTCGTCCATGATTAATAATTCGCCAACGCGAATGAATCTTAGAGCattcaaatcaaaataaaccaaaatgTGCGTTTGAAGATTAGAGGTGCGAAATTAGCGATACAAATTACTTATTGGGGGGATTCCAGGCAGTTGAACTTGGcgctattttcaaattttaaattattagaAACTTAGGCCAATTGCTATTCAATTGCAAATTGATATGTtactttcaaaaataaaatgtattttaagcGTATGCATATCGATTACTAATTTTAAAAAACCATCATCATTCTAAagaatttattgttttaagaTAATTTATTGATACAACAAGCTTTTTCCAAAAACCTGTATCGGAACTTATTTAACAATACATTTTCAAACTGGACTGAATATTTATACGTTTTAGTTGTCGATTAAAACTGCAACTTTTAAGTACGTGGTCTTTAAAATTCGAAAGATCGAGAAAGCAGAGCGATAAAAATCGGTTGCAGCCCTGTGTCAGTTCGTTTTTATCGAACTAGATCAGCTTTGCCCGTCCATCTCTAGTTCGCACGGGAGCCCCGACCAAACTGATACGTATTAATTTACGAGAAAAACTTGTGTTTAATTCGAAGTCACATCATATCGCAGGCTGGAACGGACCTGCTGCTAAGTTAGAGGTAAGTGGATGGTCAACGTGAATTAGGAAAAATCAGTGGCTCGTCGGAAGTGCGGCGCAGAACGGATTTCCATCGAAATCCATTCGATTAAAGGCTAACTTTTTTTGCTTGACGACGTTCCCAAATCGGATAAAAGTGTGCTGCTGGCCAAGTGATTACTCTGTTGAATTATGCAGGTCGGCATTTGGACTTCCGTGCGGGGGAGGAAGCATCCAATTCCGCAGCGCTACCATGTAGAATTTTCACAGCGCGGCGCGAAGAGCCATGCACTTTGATTTCGGAGCCGTTCATTGTGGAGTTCAGTTGGGTCAATCAGCCTCAATTTGCGAGCGTTACCTTCTGAATCTCTGACGTGTACCTACCAACCAAACTGTCCATTATGTGACATCATGGCTAACATATTTTCATCAGAATGGGCTTCCGACTCCGGACTATTGCATGAATAATGTGCGAGCAAGGTGACAGGTGCTACCTTAAGTTGACTAGCTGACCCACTTCCGTTGAAGGACCCTCCGTCCACAGATCCCAATCGATATGGCTGCCCCACTGCCAGTCTCATTACTCGGCATGTAAATCGAAAGTAAACGTAGGATGGACCCCCTCGTCTGGGTTTACTTAATCGTTCAGCCCAGCCCACTCCCCTCATGTTTCACCTGTTGCCACCTGTTTGTGTTTCAATATTTTGACGTGTATTTCGTAACAACATGCACATTGTGCGCTATTTTGCAGTTTTCTCTTCGAGCTTCGTAACGAAATCTTTGCGTTTAGTGCGCTAGGCATCATAAACCGCATACTCGAGAATTATAATTGCCGAATCGTAAGAGTACATGATACTTTAGCGATGGCTtgactgtttttattttttttttttttgtttcctcATGCAAAGCACTGTCCGTAATGGTGGGCAAGTCATCTTGGCTAAAGCGAACATTAACACGCCTTTTGGGCCAGCCCGTTCTCGTTTTAAGTGCGTTTGCCAGCCACTTTCCATTTGACTGGTTTAACACTTGGCCCTGACTTTCAATTAAGACGTGAAGCGCGTGTCACTGAGGCACTGAAAAGCGGATTGCAGTCTAATCCTGGAGTCATAGAGGGCAGATCTTGCGGGCTATTCATTAGGCTGGAACCCTCAAACATCAGATAACGCCGCAGTTACTTAGCCGAGGTTCTCTTATCGCTGCCTATGCTTTAGATAGCAGCCAAATTCCCGCCGATAAGGCCGAAAGTAGAAACCTTATAACGATTTTCTGTTCATTTCTGCCTTTTCATAACTGCCTTGCAGACTGAGTACTGAACGGAAGGCGTGCACGAAAGCTACTTCATCATGAGCACAACCACCGACCAACCACCGCGCTCCGAGGGCGCCGAGACCAACAGCTCCGAGAGATCCtcacagcagcaggagcaaacGCAGCAATCTCAATCACAGAACGTACCGGCCAAGCTCCTGCAGCATTTCCAGACAAATCGCATCGATTCCGCGCTATGGGCACTACGTCTGCTGGTCATCTTCTTCACCGTCAGCTATGTGCTGCCCATCTTTACGTGAGTAGACGCGTTTTCAACATTGACCTACTCTAATTTTCACTTACTTCTCCACAGCTCACAACAGAGCGCATTCAGCAAGGTTATGCTGGCTAATGCCGCCATCTCTGCCTTGCGTTTGCACCAGAGATTGCCCACGTTCGCTTTCAGTCGGGAGTTCCTTGCTCGACTGTTTGCCGAGGACTCGTGTCACTACATGATGTACTCCCTGATCTTCTTCAACATCCGCCCATCGCTGCTGGTTCTGATTCCCGTGCTGCTGTACTCTGTTCTGCACGCCTCAAGCTACTCGCTTAAGCTGCTGGATGTAAGGaatgaaatatttcacatGTGGCACTTGTCTAATAAGAAATGTACTTACAGCTGATTGGCCAGAACTCGTGGTGGGGTGCCCGTTTCATCATCTCTATTGTGGAGTTCCAGGCGGCGAATATCTTGAAAGCAACTGCATTCTGCGAGATCTTCATCATGCCTTATGCCATTGTGCTGGCCTTCATGTGAGTTTTAGCACATATCTTTTGAGGGGAATGCACTCCAACGCAGAATGCTTTAAATTTTAGGAGCCACGCTGGACTGATGACGCCCGTTATTTACTACCACTATCTGGTGATGCGCTACAGCTCGCGACGAAATCCCTATCCGCGCAACGCTTTCGCTGAGCTGCGTATAACCTTCGAGGCGCTGGCCGCCCGCTCACCACCGGCCCTTGCCAAGATCATCCGTGGAGGCATTGGGTTCGTCAACCGCTTGGCGCCGCAGCTACAGCCGGCTGCAGCGCAAGAGTAGACACGACCAGCAGCTAGCGGAAAACAACAATCAGATGACATATGAATAAGTCTATTTAAATACCAGTTCACTTGCATAGATGTTCACACAGGAGATTGGGGTTCATCCGTTTTATTTGTTAGCCGAAATTCGTTGCACCTTTTCGAAGCGAAACTAGTTGTTTTACACCAGATTGTTTCGGcatttaagtttaaatttatctaAATATTATTGTAGTTTTTTGATTACATCATCATGCTTTTTTCAATTACACACAATGTGGCCACGCACGAATTCCGCCATGGAGGATCAAAGGCGCGTATTACTATATTTATATCCCAGAAacaaattatttcaatttgttttgctttaacTTATATGTTCAAAATACTGATCAAACTAACGCTGTTAGtaattatttacatatattttgtatGAGTGTGTAAAGATTCGAAGAACCAAACAAAGTaaagtaaaattaaataaaacattttgagAAGGTATTTGGATAACAATGTTTTCTGGTTGATTGGCTTTAAATCTTCTGCTATTGAAAAATGGTATCAATCGGAATAATTTTTGTATCATCCTTAAAGTATGCAATACCTTAATTCCTCCTCCTCTGGTCATATAAAGTATAGACATATATCAGGATCActagtcgatctggccatgtccgtctggcGTTCTCTGTGCTGCGGCATCTGATGGGAGCAATCTAAGCACTTTTGTAGTGCGCCGAAGCATCAACACACAACGAAACTAATGAAATGAGTTCTGGGTGTGAGGCTAGGGCGCTGGGAGTTTGTCGTTGGCTCTGGACTGCTTCCGAATTTCCATCAAGTTCAATGAACTTCTTGCGCAGCGCCAAAAAAACTGTTCGTCCAAATGAGGGTGAAGGCACCCGAGctttgttgtgttgtgtaGGTGAAACGACTCACTTTCGTTCTCAGTGCCGGGAAAACTTTGGGGCAGGGGCTTTTCCTCGGCGGCATGGAGGCAGGGAAGCAGGGTGGCAGGGAGTCCGTCCAATAGCACTGCCAGTGAGCCAGTTTATGGCATGGAGTGGTGTCTGCGTTCATGTTCATATGCGTGTTGATGCTTTCATGGGGTTCTTGAACTTTACCTCTGTCGAAGATTTGCTTTCTTGTTCCGATTATCCGAAGACAGCGGGAGGAACTTTGTGGCACGGATTATGTTTCACTTAATTTGTTCAGCTTTCTTAGGTTCTTTATTAAATCAAAAGTAAGGGCATTGATTTGTAGCTTCCGTTCTTTTGGGGAAAAGCTGAAGCATACAAAATAGGAAATTATTGGACCTGGGGCCATAATTTCTACTGAAAAATAACGTTATCTGAAAATATTTCCCCAAACtcacatattttttatatcgttCTTAGGAGCAAAAATAAATGGAAGCACCAATAAATTTACTTTAGGCAATGTTTAATTATTTGCGGTATGATCCAGTTTTCAATACCATTATTTTACTACCTCAAAGAAATTAATGAAACCGAAATCAAAAGGATTactattattaataatttgtagGATAAATACATCTAGGTTTATATTGGGGATAATAGATAATAGATTATATGGATCAAATCTTAAATGGAAAGTGGTGGTGAGGTACTCATCTAAGCAATGTCATCAAATAAGAACTCTATTGGTAACTTGGAGTGAAGCAAATATGGGCTTAAATGGGTCAAGCTAACCAACTGGAGTCCACCACTCCGCATTGTGTATGGGTTCGAATAGCCACCCCCTGGAAATTTTCGGACTGGGACACGCATAAAATTTGGGCACAAAACTGAGTGCCTATACATTTCCACCCTAGTCGTCCCcccacacaaaaaaaaaaaaaaataaaacgaactTCCCAAATGACATCATGTCAGCTCcagccccaaaaaaaaaataaaaaaaaaacagccgAAAAACAGTTGCACTAGCTGTTCGCATTCGTGAGTGTAATGTGAAACCTAAATTAGATACCGAAAGCGAAAGCATAAAGCACAGCTGAAAAATAAGCCCCACGCATTTGGGGTTGTCCGCCTCTTTTCCAAATCCCCTTCCCATCCCCATTCCCCTTTTCCCGACTACAAACAAGAAAAGGTCTTTGAACTCTTCACCAAATGTTGTACGAAAATGGGTCACGACTTGAGCATTTTCCAAATCGAAAATTTCCCCCATTGTCAATGGGGGAAATTGTCTCTAAGAAAACCACGCAGAATTTCCCcccaaaacaatttcaattgtaTTGCGTAGTCGTCTGGAGTTTGCGCAGCTCCATCAGCTGATTGGGAAATTTATGCCACCCGCAGCAATGGAAAATTGTGcgtttttgtttgaaaaatgtgtgattaaaatgccaatatttaaataagtaaTACCAAATTGACTAATAAAGTTATTTAGGTTtgttaaatgaaaaataaattaaaataaaattaaataaaatgtgttcttattaaagattttattcTATTATTCCAATTATTTTGACAATCTGTGTATTGAGTTATGTATTCTAACTTTCCgtattttaaatagttttaatcattgcttttgaacaatttttccTACTCAAACTTGCTTGAAATGTAAATATCCCGCCTCAACAATGAAAGTTTCACTCAAACAGCTTAGAACAAGGGAATTTCCCTCAAGCAAATATGGTTTTAACTCAAATGCCTTTAAATCGGTTGAAACGAGGGAATTTCCCTCCAATTGGATTCAATGGGCATGACATAACCGGCTGTGAGTCCGaatgtgcgtgcgtgtgtgtgtgtgtgagtggttCTGGTTGGAGTACAAGTGCttccatttatttatgtttttttttggctgtggCCAGTGACCCCTTGGTTAACGGTATCCATAGTATTATGTAAGTTGCCTGGGGGATTTCCCCTTACTCCTCTGATACTTTTCTATACTCCATAATGATCTGGTTTTCAATTCTACCCGCAGTCTTTGGATATTTCCATGATTTTGATGTTAGAAACATTCAacttatgtatatgtatatatgctgATCTCTGAtgaagctttatttaaatagtttttccGTTGTATCATCAAGTTGGGGGAGGAACTACTTAACTATGTGGCGCCCATACCCACATATATCTTCACTCAAGTGGCAATGTTATGTTTGATCCAATTGATCTTTAGTCTTTGCCTCTTTAAAGGGCTTTACAATTAAGAGGAAAAGTGCAGCTTTACTTGTGTACATAAAAAAATCTATATTCTATGCGTTTAAAATTTGTTATCTGTCAACATGGAGTGATATTGAGGTTCATAACCCCCATTCTTGGATACCATTTCACCAAGCCGGCCGGTTAATGCTTCTGTTGAAAGGAATCGAAAATGGGCTTGGGCACTGGAAGAGGGGGAGAAGTCGCCCCATTTCATTGAAAGGAAAAGTATGCGCATGTCAATGGGCCAAACCACCCTCGCACCTCGTCCTTTCCGGAAAGTCCACCCCCGAGAAGGAAAATTTCGGTTTCAAGAAATCGAAAAGAAAATTTGCAAGGTTCGGGGTCGTTGACccaaggaaaagcaaagaTGGCTTTGCCCAATAACCCAAGACGCAGAAGCCGCAGGAAAATCTTCGAGATCTAAAACCAACCCCCACAGCTAGAAAAGGAAATTTTTAGCGCTGGTTAGCACTTATTGTAGAACTTTCAGGGTGGAATACCTTTAAGATGGGAAAACTTgataaagtctaaaa contains the following coding sequences:
- the LOC6613580 gene encoding F-box/WD repeat-containing protein 5 is translated as MEVTFKKARLGKDSLEEQSEEEERDEGSSGQDLFGWWALPEPVLLMIFERLSVPDLLRAGRCCVRWHSIAKDDLLWRHKFQEHFKASPSIPLKPGAESWRAEYKRLSMHIPFVQAQRLEPTVENNHGHTHQVLHVSFAHNGEMFATCSKDGYVIIWNAQHPCSEKYAHNMKQFSWKYSQYSQFNQSDTLLLVSGVHFGSPQSTSGEIAVFYLGATESHLRCRVVNRPYDIFGTWFSDQYLISGDLHWLAHLVSTSVLWLNKANQEIDSEHVPIMSQLYKFYNRNASSVRAIMVARCPWLDESNDPLATIVDQESQSAVLSPPSGDQGSSSQASGNPVSHAASLRRTRSATPEENYLPDISERRSRSRLGDATIHYLEEYRRAVATLNEPNDDDDEEYDSMDVQEEYDEMENSIPKYLIFSTGSTTFTPHQIGFKRIRNVFFPKKLDPGPTLKERIAAKRAAEQQQQQTPRTDPDWWDYESVKDRFDKVDKVIDLHGHIIGMALSPDHRYLYVNTRPWPKNYVITNPLEPPPIAQEIDIHVIDLMTLKRVGNMLRAHKAYTPSAECFFIFLDVCEEYVASGAEDQHAYLWDRYYGISLAKFKHSDVVNSVAFNPRDSEMLVTTSDDYTIKVWRSRAKAKEFNIPINVSESFELKPKN
- the LOC6613581 gene encoding uncharacterized protein LOC6613581; this translates as MPACLRSLSRRCFQQLLRPLGRHVGSYSKAVVIAAAVRTPSAPFRAEEQRLAGLVVDELVKRTSVPREEYNKLIVCSSLKTPAPECRERLSSVAQELGLKCETLALQDDVCSISGLQMTLDCLERGEDQCIITGDTRCQVVQPEHGVLSNELMTVQQPQTRKRVGTELATEPELTPTLGAAALAWTTMQTAQRLNLQPLALLREFAVEQDHEQAMYRLDGREPVTPSDIYTWNMVTGTQKGIPESILDDLHANRLCTHDFKQITASHLLTHLVHSLPAGGLGCAFMGTTDGRSMAMVLEKLVPSIDQVEGLPLLTLYTREPCPLCDDLVEQLEQGFAGQYRLEKVYIDRKENVRFLRLFRHDIPVLFFNGQFLCMHRLNEEALKERLEALN
- the LOC6613582 gene encoding farnesol dehydrogenase yields the protein MERWQNKLAVVTGASGGIGAACARAMIGAGLRVVGLARREAKLKELRDSLPRELQANFIPRRCDVSKEDQVQSSFDWIERELEGADVLLNNAGITRETELVTPSNTQKLKEVIDTNVMGVIWCTREAFNNMKRRGGEGHVLIINSIAGHQVLNFIDVLPSFNIYPATKFAITAITETYRQEFQLHSNKIRVTGICPGAVNTNIFPEEIHFYVKDMVRLEPANIADAMLYALRTPPHVQVHEITIKPMGEMF
- the LOC6613583 gene encoding prefoldin subunit 1 codes for the protein MAQMDIELKKAFTEMQINKLETTKKIHMIDMKCDMVKTGKHKYQLTEKGTSSLADDTRVYQSVGRMFLLTDVQNMRDDLKAKQDKCDKAIELLEKKKEFLQKSLKSQEDGLRELVQQRKEADQTAK
- the LOC6613584 gene encoding protein-lysine N-methyltransferase CG9154, which translates into the protein MDDDISLPADTLAILNEFLLERSKREAEEENQIANKTGKDAQFEEDWQLSQFWYSTETKHTLRDVVRKLLAERTGDSGDFSIALLSCPSLYKDIREIHDTVHIFEFDMRFEAYGTDFVHYDLNCVGSNPDYLKEHHQQYDLIVADPPFLSQECIAKTCEIVTRLQRNQKESKVIFCSGEVVEPWLTPHLPVLKCSFRPEHERNLGNEFVSYANFNLDEYIENK
- the LOC6613585 gene encoding Krueppel homolog 2 is translated as MSTTTDQPPRSEGAETNSSERSSQQQEQTQQSQSQNVPAKLLQHFQTNRIDSALWALRLLVIFFTVSYVLPIFTSQQSAFSKVMLANAAISALRLHQRLPTFAFSREFLARLFAEDSCHYMMYSLIFFNIRPSLLVLIPVLLYSVLHASSYSLKLLDLIGQNSWWGARFIISIVEFQAANILKATAFCEIFIMPYAIVLAFMSHAGLMTPVIYYHYLVMRYSSRRNPYPRNAFAELRITFEALAARSPPALAKIIRGGIGFVNRLAPQLQPAAAQE